TCATCCTACCAGCCAGCTGCAGATAAAACTCCCTGCATCCTCTGTGGCTGGGAAGGTGATCTGGACAAAGTGAGCATTagggaagcaggagaaaggagatgtagggaaaaaacagaacaatGGAGGTAACTGAGGTTGTTACTGCCAGTTTTGCTCCATTCATGCCCAAAGGAGCTGTACTGGAGGGAAAGCATCAAACACCATGGTGAGGATTCAATCTCTCCTGCacaagtaaaacagaaaaagatcAACATCCATATCTGCTGTCTTTGATGCCTTTGGGGTCTCTGAGCTTAGTTTTGCACGCCTGGAAGCTGAAAACCATTTACTTAGCTCTGAATATCTTCCAAGACATTTTAGGGCTCTTGTTGTGTCCCACTCTTGCTTCCTCACTCTTTTTCTGATGTCAGCTTGTTCACTCAAGTCCTGGGAATCAGTTCTGAGCTGGGAGCGTTACAAATGCCAACAGTCTGGCTGCATGCGTTTTCCTGGAGTCTTTCATATGCTAAAACCTCTCTTTGTGTTCCATGGGTTTGAAATAGCACAATTATTCATTATTCTACAGTTATAGTCTGGTTCATGTCCCAGTTTTATTCCAGTTTCTGATCACTGAATCCTATGGAGGGATAGCATCCTCCTAAACAACCTCTAAGATGGAATAACCTGCCTGAGAAAGAGCAGTAGATGTTGTTTCCTAATTTCTCCCCTTAGACTTTAAAAGGAGGCAAGTCAGAAGCAAAAACAAGAATTTATTTGAACTTTAACCTGGGAAACTACTTATGCAACGTGTGAAGAAATGTAGTTATCAGTGTATGAAAACTGCAGTGACATTAACAAAGCAGAGGATGTCAGGGACCTGCCCTATGCCAGCTTCTCCCCAGACACCAGTAACACCTCTGGAAATGGTTTCAGCTGTCACTCCTCATCTTGTCCCTCCAAACCCGGTGATCCTACAGTGGCACTGACCCCTTAAGGACACAACCACACTCTCAGCATTCCTGATCACACCTGGTACCTCTGATGTGTTAATGCagctctttcctcctccctctcctgcgTGCCAGGGCCTGGGTTTCTTGTCCTGCTCCATTGCAGTCGAAGTCCCGTGCTCCCCTTGAGACACTGCCCTGCACACAGTGTGCCCTGGCCGTGACTTTGAGCAGAAAAGGTGAAAACTGGAGACGAGCCCTTTGCTGTGAGCAAAGGACAGCCTGTGCATGTCCCTACTGATCTTCCCAATATGTCACCTTGAACATTTGGCTCTTATTCACTCCTTAAGCCTTCATCAGTTCTCCTGGTGCCTCCaagccattccctgctgtccccagggcccagcagcagctctggcagcccgGACACCCTGGCTTGGCTTtggctcctgtgtttgctgggaGATGCGAGCAGAGATGTGAGCAGAGACTCGAGCTGCTGCTgactccatcccagctggaagctgctgcttttactgCTAAAAATGTGCATGCCCAGCCAAGcctcccacctgccctgctgctAGTGATTCCCATGTgttcaggaggaggaggaggaggaggaggaggagggggaggcagagcgctctgagcagctgctgtgggcattGCTGTGATATGATGCCCCtaacccagcagtgcccaggggcagaAATCTTCCACCTTCATAATCCTTCTGTCAAAATGTGCAGAGGTGCTGGAGAGGGCTCAGCCTGTGCCCCCGTGGGGCTGTGACAGGagaggcagccctgctgtgtcacagccctgcacacacaccgCAGCTGTGCTGGTACATTAATGCACTAGACCTTGAAGATGTTCgactgtttgttttcctttcattgccATAAGCAAACTCACTGACTGTGAAAAGGGATAAATTAGCATCTCCAAAGGCTGGGTCTCTCTTCATTCTgaaaacaagcagcagctcggctccctcatcctcctccctgcctcccaccccgtgctgtgccagcacagctctttgTGGAACTGGCCCAAACCTCGGCTATTCTGCTTTCTTGGTGAGCCAAACAGATTTTAAGCACTTGGCTGAATCTCTGAACACGGAGGTCACTTGTAGTTTCTTAGATGGGGCCTCACAGGCTGATCACTGCATTGATTTTTAACCTGTGCTGTTCTGGCTGAGTGCAGTAACTTGTATTTCAAAGAAGTCTCTAAACACCATCATTTGTGTTCCAGCTTTGCTGTCACGattctgagcagctctgtgctgctcactgAGGCATGTGGCAGCAACGAGCTTCATGTGCCAGGCCACCACACAGGGGTGACACAAATCCCACCTGGGCTCTCACCTGGGCTCTCACCTGGGCTCCCACCTGGGCTCTCACCTGGCTCTGGCTTCTGCAGgaccctctgtgctgctccccagacacctgcctggctgcctgccTCTCCTGGTGTCTATTCCCCTGAATTCAGGGCAGGGTAAACCTCCCAGTGCCCAGACTCTCTGCCTTTACCAGCTGAACACAGACCACATCCTGCACAGGTATCCCAAATTTGGaactttatttataaaatgacTCATACAGGGACACAGTCCTGAAAGACTTCAGCCTGACAGGGCAAAAtcactgggcagggcacagtgAGGCTGCTGAGGGTGACTGGAGCTATTGCCAGGGGCTGGTTTGTGGATGCAGAGcccctttctgtgctgctttagggACAAGCTCGTGTTCTTACACTGCTGAGTATATGCCAATGAATGCCACCATGCTATGTACAGACTTTGATTAAAACTTTTCCCCTAAATTAGATGGAGGAGATGAAAATGGCTTGGCAAAACAATGTGACCTCGGCAAGGATTCCCCAAGAGCTCGGGAGCAGCTCAAGTGAGGACACGCAGTGAATTATTCAAAGGGCTGCCTCCATTTCTCTGTTCTCTCCTTCCAGGTGAACTAAAATCCATACAGTGGGATAGTGGGACaataatttcttccctttgGTGCTATATTTAGATCATTCCTGCCAGCCAGGGTGGGAGAAAGAGCCCAACAGTTCCCAGCAAGCACACAATGATGAACATCCAGAGGAAGATCCTGTCGATGACCATGGCAACGTACTTCCAGTCTTCCTTCACCTGGAACACAGAGGGGAGAGGCCAGTTATTAACATTTCCTGGAGATTAAAATTTATGAAAACTCTTACAGCTTTACTCCAAAGcaggatattttaatttaattccagAGATAGGAGGGGGAGGTCTTGCTCACACTTAGTGGAACTATAAAATGGCAAAGGTTTATTCATCAATCACCTGAGGGATCCCCAGACTGCAGGGGTGTGCATGTGAAGCCACAAATCCCATGGATAACACACCCCTGTGTATAACTAAGGCCATCTGCACACTCACTCTCCCAttttccatcagcagcagctgtagCTGGGTGTGTAAATGAGGCTGTGATTCAGGCTGGGGTGGTGGGGGGTAAGAAATGACTCGTTTCCCCATGCTCATAAAAAGATTTGCTTACAGATTAACAAAGCCAAACCTTTTCTGTGAAGGGATTTACAGCTTTGGGTGAATAAGCAGTGAAAATGAACCAGCCAATACAAGTACCCTCACCctcctcttttcccatttttgccttGCTGTGGGAGGATTTTCCAGCAATTCCTCTCTGGGGAGTTCTAGTACCATGAGGCAGAAATGGTAAATGACTGCTTCATTAAGaaaccatatatatatatatatatgaaaaactCTTTTATTACATTGCTGTTAGTAATTTCTTTCCCAGGAAGAGGCCTGATCAGATGGTAAAGTTCTGTTTTGTATGACTGTACCCATTACGATTTCCTACAATTTCCCACTTGGTGATTAATAGACCTGAGGGCAGAAATTCAGCACACTGCCTTGTTCTTTGGGGAAAACATCTCAGCAGGAGCCCACTCAAacctccccaggggctgtgagtggtgaaaggagaaggggacagcaaagctgaaaatgcCTTTTGGTAAAGGAAGTAATCCAGCTATCAGTGCAGTGCCATTTGCAGCAGAGGATGTTTCCACAGGTACAGTGGTGTTGCTGAGCTCCCTGGCTCAGTGAGCAGCTTTGTGAGCTGGGAAATGAAGAATGCACTGGAGACCATATAATATTTTCCCTGAACAAAGCATTTTCAATTTCAGGAATACCTGAACATTGTCAAAAGCTTAAGAATGGGTTCAATGTTTTCATTCAATGGATAgatttattccttttaaaagcagcattgAGTTAAGCCAGCCTTTATTACTGAATAGGCAGAGAAAACAACCAGGTTTATCCTGCATTTTGTCACCTCCTTGGGAAAAATTATGGTATCTTTTGATTGCACAGCCCTCTGCAAAACCATCTGTAATTAGAGTAAGTAAAAAAATACTGACCCTTGAAACCAAAAGGAATTCTCTCATGCCAAGATTCTATAATTTCCTTGGGTGGTGAACtataatttattcaaatttataAGAtcatgtagtgacaggacaagggggaatgactttaaactgaaatgtAGTATTTTAGATCAGAAATTATGAAGAAATCCTTTACAGTGGGGTtgctgaggctctggcacagctgcccagagaagcaaagttcaagggcaggttggatggggctctgctcatggcaggtggaatgagatgagctttaagatcccttccaatccaaacaattctgtgattctacaattCTGTGATAAGAGCTCAGGGGATAACTCCCTTTTGCTGCGCTTATTTTGTGACCTATTCATCACTTGCTGAGAGTTGGAGCCTCTGATGCTTAAAATTCCCCGTGAGAAAGGCATCTAAGCAAGCCCTGGATGATTGTTTTTATGGGATTAATGTCTTATGATGTAACCAATGTGTAAAGCAAATCTGAAATTTCCCATCTGATGTTCAGCTGGAAAGCTGGATTGAGTAAATAATGCCTCATTCTGGTGTAATAACTTTCTCTGAATATTTATGCTAGTAAAAATAAGTGCTAgatcacagaaagaaaagaaacttgaTGAGTTTCTCTCTGAGCAAAGAAGAGGAAAGTGGGGGAAGAACAACTTGGACAAGAATTTGCCTCCTAATGTAATGGCAGAAATACTGAGCCCATTTTGATAATGATGGCTGGGACTGCATCAGATGTTTGTAAAATCAATATCCAGCTTCAGACTGAGAGCACAGAGGGTGAAATTGGAAATTATGGggagataataataataataataaaaagaggatgagggagagaaaatgatttggatttttaattttgtgttctgCCACCATTGTAGCATTTCCTCGTGGTCCAGCAGCCCATGTGGAGTCTGATCTGCAGACATCCCTCTGACATCCATGCAGCTGCCAACACCTGCCACCACAACTCCTGACCTCTATTCTGATTAGTTTTTAAGAAGTTcactcaaaattatttttgggaAATGATCAGGGGAAGATCCAGCTGACTCCACTCTAAAGTCCCAAAAAGTGGgaatctgcagctctgccctggtgcAGCTCCTTGTGGGTCTGAGCCTCAGGATTTGAGTGGAGGATTGAGGGGCCTTGGTGACATCTGATCCCCAGGACCCAGAGTCTGCAACACAGATTAGAGCAGTCCCAGGCGGTTTTATTGTACTTTGTTAAAAATAACCCAGTGAGATTATCCTGTTTCCTCCCCCTCAGCTTTATTccttcccattttatttttaaatatcttcataTCAGAGCATTCTGGAGACGCacacagccatggacagaacgAGTTCCCAGATGGTGCTGGTGCTGTCTGGTTATTTTGGCTGATGTGTGACATGGAACTTGTTTTGCCTTTCAGTctgtaattaatttctaatggcatttccatcttctgctgggacaATTCCACCATGTGTTTTCCCCAGTGCCCCATTGTGCCTGCATTGTTTGCAGATATCTTTCTGTAATAAACAACTGCCTCTTGCATCTCCCATTTTCTCTTCGCTGGAGCACTTAATTAAATGAGctatttacttttaatttagaAGCACTGCTCCTGTGGCAATGGagctttagagaaaaaaataaaaaaagagacagGAACTTAAAAGAAGCTCTGTTCTCCTTCTGAGAAGGTGAATGTCTCTGGAAATATTGCCCACAAGACAGCAAGATGTGTCTCAGCAGCTGCATCAGAGGTGCCTGCTGATAGATTTATTGAAGACTTCCATGAAGAAATGCCACAATTTGATTTTAAGATGAAAGCAAATTTCTgagtacagattttttttccccaataaattctcattttattagatcagttctgctcctcaCAGTGTATTTCAGTCCCAGAAgatcattttccttcttctttttcatttccactgggagaaaaaaattgtgcttTCCTACTTTATGTTACTTGGGTCCAGAGAGAGGAAATAGTGCAGCCCCAGAATGGAGTCAGCATTATCCCCTCTATCTGAAAACTCAAGCTCTGCCTTctgtgccagccacagctgctgtggaacaGTGGAGAAAGGTCACCCCCAGTCCCCAGGGGAGCCCACAAAGCTGCCCCCAGCTCATTGCTGGATATTTTCCTGGCGCATTTcctcacagcctgggctggcaggagcttgGGTCAGAGACCAAAGGCTCAAAGctgctccttttcttctgcttttgatGTTTAGCACTGTAAATAGCTTTCTCCTCAGGATGATCACTTAATTTCAAGCAGTAGAAGGTATCAGAAGAAAATTTGTGGCTTTTGAAGACTGcttcattaagaaaaaattaagaggaAGGAACCCAAAATATTAATTGAGTCCATTCTTGTTAACACCAACCAGCTCAGCAGGGAGAATAATTAGAAATAGGAAGTATTATTGgtgtaatattttttcatttgcaccatggggaaaaaattgagcTAAACTCAACTGACATCCAAGGGTTTACTTGTGATTATTGCCAGAGGGAGAGAGCAGACTTTAATTCCTGCACTCCTAATGTGCTTCTGAAGTGCTTTACCCTGGCAAGGAGTTTTGGACTGGCAACTAATGAAGATGAGGATTCACAGCCCATCTCTGCCACAAATTTGTTCTGTGACCTTGAACAGAAAGTTTGTGTTTTGGCTGTAACTCCCCAATATAGGGAATTAACAGTTCCTTCCTCAAAGGGATGCTGTGGAGAAAAATCCATTGAAGAACAGAGGCCCTTAACTATGATACCAAAGAGTATAGAAATAGACAGTAGTATTTAGgcttttcttgctgctgctcagtgctgtgaaaaatgcaaataaaagacACTCTCCATGCTCAGGAAGTCTTGTATAAATACACTATGACTTTCACTGATTCTAAATCTTAAGAAATTTAAATGGTAGAGAAAGCTAAAAAGCACCTTTTGCATATGGATCTGCCCAGGAAAAGGTAGATAAGACTTTTCTTTAATAAGATGACTAACTTCAGATTATCTTGTGCTTCCTTTCATTATAGCCATAATTACTAGCACACAATATCCATACTCCTTCAGGAAAGAGCTACAAGAGCTTTGAAAGGATGTGGCATTTGTTATGTGCATCAGTGTCTCCATGAAAATTAATCCTTTCAGCCTCTACTCCCTTTATTTGTAGCCATATTTACCCCCACAGAATAAGCAGGAAATTTGttcccccatgtccctgcacagagccaaCTGCTCCAGTGGAAGTCCACTAATAAATAATCACATCATGATACATGAGCAGAGCTGAACAGAGCCTGCAGAATCCCCACTCTACTACAGCTTCCCACAGCCTGCTTAGGCAATTTGCTTTCCTGGGCTCCACAGCCACAGTCTGTGattaataaaaagcagagaGTGTGAATTCCCCATTTGTCAGAGGCTTAAATAAGGAATAAGTCTGTTCCTGTGAGATGGCTGCTCTTTGGGTCTCTCACAAACCTAACTGCGTCTTTGCTGCCTAACAACAACTTTATTCCTATTTTCTGCTGGAGAATCCATTGTTCtagagcagccctgagcatgACCTGGTTGTGCTGCCCCCTTGGCCATCATTCCAAGACCCCAAGGACATCTCCAGTGGCCAAAACCCAAACTAGAGGTACAGCTGAGCCTGCCTCAACACATACACactctgcacagccccaggcttgCTGTGGCTCCCTTAGCAGCTCATTTCTGACCCTCTGAAGGAGAGCAGGCTCCGTTGGGACACTCACCGAGAAATCCGCGTCCTCCGCCCGCAGGTGGTCTGCGATGTAATGAACCCCTTCCACTGCCAGCTTCAGGGCTGGGGACATCAGCACCAGGTGCTGCTCCTTGGAGCCGTGGCTCTTgctcccctgggctgctgcGCCGGCCACCTCGCCCTTTTTGCACCTACACTTGCACTGAGGGGGcttgtgctggggctgctccccgtTGAGGTGGCAGCGCTGGGATGCTGGAGAGCCACTGGAGTGGCCGTTGGTCTGGGAGGAGTCCTCCTGCAGGTAGCAGTACTGGATGCTCCGGGACCTGCAGCGGATTGTCCCCTCCTCTGCCTTGCTGGGGCTGTACATCTGCTGCACACTCAGTGACCTGCCTTTCAAGACAGAGCTGGCCTGGCTGTCGCTCAGGTGGTGGCAGGAGGgctgtggagaggagcaggTCACCTGTATGGGCTCTGGGTGCAGCACAGAGTACTGCCCAGAGGGGGACTTGCACATGGGCTGAGGCTTGGCTGGCTCCTCGAGGTGGGCACagaaggaggaggtgggggaCGGCTCGTtgctctgggggctgggggaggatgAGGTAGTGAAGTTGGGTTCCACGTCCATCTCGGACCAAAGCCTCGGCGCGTTGGTGATTTTGTGCATGGACTCAATGAGCTTCTTGCAATTGTCCTTCACTGTGGAGGGACGTTTCATGAAAAGGATCCGTGGGACCACGTCAAGGAAGACCCTCCTCACCCAGTCTGGCATGGTGTGGGTGCGGGGGGAGCGGTGGTGCACATTGAGCACGAAGACAGTGATGATGATGGACAAGGTGACGAATATCATGGTGAAGAGCAGGTACTCCCCAATCAGAGGGATGACCAAGGAGGTGGAGGGGATGATCTCCGTGATGAGCAGCAGGAACACCGTGAGGGACAGCAGCACGGAGATGCACAGGGTGATCTTCTCTCCACACTCAGAGGGCAGGTAAAAGACCAGGACGGTCAGGCAGGAGATCAGCAAGCAGGGGATGATCAGGTTGATGGTGTAGAACAGGGGCAGCCTCCGGATAATGAAGGAGTAAGTTATATCAGGGTAGATCTCTGTGCAGCACTCGTATTTCTTGCTGTTGTAATTGCCCACAGCGTTGATGATGACCCACTCCCCACTCTCCCAGTAGTCCAGCTGGTCCACATGGCTGTGCATGCTCACCAAGTCTATCTTGGCTTTGTCGTAGGTCCAGGAGCCAAACTTCATCGTGCAGTTTTGCTGGTCAAAGGGGAAGAAGGTGACATCGATGCTGCAGGAGCTTTTATAGATAGCAGGGGGCATCCATTTAATTCTCCCGTCATAGAAGAGGTGAGCCTTGGTCAGGTGGGTGACTGCAAAGTCACCatcagcactggggacagatggaagacaaaaaaagccTCAGACTTCTCTAGGACATGTCATCTCTGGTAAGGAAATAGGATATTTAGTCCCTGGCTTCCAAATGACCTGAGAGGTACAAGAGGCACATCATGTCCAAACACTGGATCCATCTACTCTGTCCAGTGGATTTTGAGCTCTTGGCTTACACAAGCCCTGGAATTCATGCACATGTCAGCCTTTCCCTGGCATGAGTCAGTTCCTTGATGTGACTGTACACAGGTTTTCCCCAAAGGTGTCCCAGATGTGCTCTGGAATGGGTTGAGTTTGTTTTAGAGGTGGAAGAAGGTACTATCAGATAGTGTAGCTGTGGGCTGGGCAGAATTATTTGTGACAGCTGCTAAAAATGAGAGTGTTGGGTAATCACCCAGTCTTTTACGTGAAAAACAGCAAGAACATCCTATTAGTAGGAATAAAGAACATTAATCTTTTGATTTCCAAGTCAGGGAGAGAATTGGCTTTTGTGGTGTCTTCTCACAGGAACCCTCAACTGGGGGTTATCAGATAAACAGATAACAGCTCAGGAGTTTGTATTGGATTTGTATGAATAAATGGTGTTTTCCAGACTTTTGGAGGAAGAACCTGAGctacaaacagcagcactgccagacaAAGGACAGGCTGTGCAGGGGAAAAGAGCTTCTGCTAAAAACTTGAGATTAATTATTCAGGCTGATACAGATAAAAagctctctgctcctccccagtgcttctggctggagccagcccagcctgcagttGCCAAAatccctgggccctgctctgctgcttcagtgCCCAGATGTGCCCTGACAGCAGCCACACTGTGACAGGGGACAcacatctcctcctccctgccagcagcaagaTCATCAGCACACGGGTGATCCAGCAGGGCTCCTCAAGCTGCAGAAGGCACAGGAACTTTCTGGATTAATTTCTTTAGGACACCATTCATTTACaagcaaaatttttttaaaaaggacttTTTATAGTTTCataggatcatggaatggtttgggttggaaaggaccttaaagacaATCTGATTTCGACTCCCTGCCAtggaagtttcttttttttccccttccactagaccaggttgcacCAGTCCCCACCCAATCTGGCCaggaacaattccagggatgagacagccacagcttctctgggcaggctgtgccagggcctcacaaGTCACATCACACATTTCCAATTGCTCCATGAAACATGCTAAAAATGAGACTGGTGTAGTATTGGGAAATAATGGCAAGATCTGGCACTTGCTGAGCTGCCTTGGCTAACACAGTTTCTGGGCAGAGATAGAAATGTCCCCAGTCCTCAGGATTACAGCCCAGATGTCTTTGAGACAATTTTCTAGGTTGTTtgaattaatggaaaaataaactcAGAATCCTTGTGTGGTGGAGAACCAGGTTTTACTAAACTCTTCTTTGTTCTTTGTGTTctctggggcagattttgggaaaaCCAAAAGAACACAAAAGGACATAGTGCCTTTTGAATTCTAAACTGGATTTTTTCTAAAGATTTAAAAcgctttgaaataaaaaagaattggAAACTACACACAAAACTCTCACAAGGGGATTAAGACAAAATCAGCATGGTGATCTACTCTGGAGCAGACAAACCTGGGCCATTGTACAATCCATCCAGTTCCTGTCTTACCTCTTCTTTCTTAAATCTAATTTACACTCCAGAACATGTGATTTGGATgaaaaccaccttttttttctcctgggttttGTCAGGAGCACAGTAAAGCCAGATTGAGACATGAAACATGCACAGCAAGTGGCAGTCCGGTGCTTGCTGttcttggtggttttgtttttaaatctcaATAGGAATATGGAATCCAATTCTGCATTTAATGATATCTCTGAGGCATGATTAAATAGCTCATTAATGgagcaatatttttaattggatCTTATTAAAGAAAAGGGATTACGAGCATCCACTAGGAGTGTTCCCCTTCTTAGGTAGAGCAGTGTGTAAGTGGCTGGATAAACAACACAGgtgtgcatttttcttttgaaaactcTTGGAAAAAACCATGCGAAACTCTTGTTAAAATGGCATCCAGGAATGATAATAATTCATGTAACTGTGTTTCATTCCCAGAAATAAATGCCTTCCCTGGCAATTTTGCAGTTTCTGTGTGATCACCACACTCCTCTTCTGCAAGTGAGGATGGAACCATTGTGATGCTGCAGACCTTGTATGTCA
The genomic region above belongs to Camarhynchus parvulus chromosome 20, STF_HiC, whole genome shotgun sequence and contains:
- the CHRNA4 gene encoding neuronal acetylcholine receptor subunit alpha-4, whose amino-acid sequence is MGFLMPKRNLLLLLCASIFPAFGHVETRAHAEERLLKKLFSGYNKWSRPVANISDVVLVRFGLSIAQLIDVDEKNQMMTTNVWVKQEWHDYKLRWDPQEYENVTSIRIPSELIWRPDIVLYNNADGDFAVTHLTKAHLFYDGRIKWMPPAIYKSSCSIDVTFFPFDQQNCTMKFGSWTYDKAKIDLVSMHSHVDQLDYWESGEWVIINAVGNYNSKKYECCTEIYPDITYSFIIRRLPLFYTINLIIPCLLISCLTVLVFYLPSECGEKITLCISVLLSLTVFLLLITEIIPSTSLVIPLIGEYLLFTMIFVTLSIIITVFVLNVHHRSPRTHTMPDWVRRVFLDVVPRILFMKRPSTVKDNCKKLIESMHKITNAPRLWSEMDVEPNFTTSSSPSPQSNEPSPTSSFCAHLEEPAKPQPMCKSPSGQYSVLHPEPIQVTCSSPQPSCHHLSDSQASSVLKGRSLSVQQMYSPSKAEEGTIRCRSRSIQYCYLQEDSSQTNGHSSGSPASQRCHLNGEQPQHKPPQCKCRCKKGEVAGAAAQGSKSHGSKEQHLVLMSPALKLAVEGVHYIADHLRAEDADFSVKEDWKYVAMVIDRIFLWMFIIVCLLGTVGLFLPPWLAGMI